The following coding sequences are from one Oncorhynchus clarkii lewisi isolate Uvic-CL-2024 chromosome 20, UVic_Ocla_1.0, whole genome shotgun sequence window:
- the LOC139376951 gene encoding CDP-diacylglycerol--glycerol-3-phosphate 3-phosphatidyltransferase, mitochondrial-like isoform X1 has product MAAPITWRRLRYCVSTPALAGVFTRISDRFFRTRDRRRGSSLLLLAPLLAEADSSPLPLFRSPGSTGAQGTDGLHAHFLWMAEHVPAFRVPGTHIHILTSPDQFYQAMKARIKTAKRRVVMASLYLGTGPLEQDLVDCMQEALQRSQEVDNSDLQVSILLDFTRGSRGQTNSRTMLLPLLQQYSSQMRVSLYHTPDLRGLLRLLVPQRFNETIGVQHIKAYLFDDDLIISGANLSDSYFTNRQDRYVLLENCWEVADFFSDLVGAVGDVSLQLQPDNSVSMMENMVHPYRGNRDDFSASAWQHIMEVVNTARMRQDIANSERLTRESKGEEGGGKEDTWVFPLVQMKPLGIQVDEEITQRLLTDAGPGATVFLTSGYFNLTRAYMSLVLGVGADYRILTASPEVNGFFGAKGIAGEIPAAYIHIARQFYSKVCQLGQQERVHLHEYHRAHWTFHAKGLWYYLRGHVRPCLTLIGSPNFGYRSVHRDLEAQIAIVTENQELQAHLQEEQEMLYQRSTEVSSSTFQQPDRHVKLWVKLVTPLIKKFF; this is encoded by the exons gtcaTCTTTGTTGCTCCTAGCCCCTCTCCTAGCAGAGGCCgactcctctccccttcctctcttcagATCCCCCGGGTCGACTGGAGCTCAGGGCACCGATGGCCTCCATGCCCACTTCCTTTGGATGGCAGAACATGTGCCCGCCTTCAGGGTGCCTGGCACACACATCCACATCCTCACCTCCCCTGACCAGTTTTACCAGGCAATGaag GCTCGAATAAAGACGGCTAAGAGGAGAGTGGTGATGGCCTCTCTGTATCTGGGTACAGGACCCCTGGAACAGGACCTGGTGGACTGTATGCAGGAAGCTCTGCAGCGTTCACAGGAGGTTGACAACTCCGACCTGCAGGTCTCCATTCTATTAGACTTCACACGCGGCTCACGAG gtCAGACTAACTCCAGGACCATGTTGCTGCCGTTGCTGCAGCAGTACAGCAGTCAGATGCGTGTGTCTCTGTACCATACCCCTGATCTGAGAGGGCTGCTCCGGCTCCTGGTCCCACAGCGCTTCAACGAGACCATCGGGGTACAGCACATAAAAGCCTACCTGTTTGACGATGACCTCATCATCAGCGg GGCCAACCTGAGTGACTCGTACTTCACCAACAGACAGGACCGCTATGTGCTCCTGGAGAACTGTTGGGAGGTGGCAGACTTCTTCTCTGATCTGGTGGGTGCTGTGGGAGACGTGTCATTACAGCTACAGCCTGACAACTCTGTCAGCATGATGGAAAACATGGTGCACCCCTACAGAG GTAACCGGGATGATTTCTCGGCGTCGGCCTGGCAACACATCATGGAGGTGGTGAACACTGCTCGTATGCGCCAAGACATCGCCAACTCGGAACGTTTGACGCGGGAGAGCAAGGGTGaagaagggggagggaaggaggacacTTGGGTTTTTCCTCTGGTTCAGATGAAACCTCTGGGAATACAGGTGGATGAGGAGATCACACag CGTTTGCTGACAGATGCGGGTCCCGGTGCAACTGTGTTTCTGACGTCGGGGTATTTCAACCTGACAAGGGCCTACATGTCGCTGGTTCTGGGGGTGGGTGCCGACTATCGGATCCTCACCGCCTCCCCGGAGGTCAACGGGTTTTTCGGCGCCAAGGGCATTGCCGGGGAGATTCCAGCGGCCTACATCCACATTGCCAGACAGTTCTACAGCAAAGTGTGTCAGCTGGGACAGCAGGAGAGAGTTCACCTCCACGAGTACCACAGAGCACACTGGACCTTCCACGCCAagg gGCTGTGGTACTACCTGCGGGGGCATGTGCGGCCGTGCCTGACTCTAATTGGCTCTCCAAACTTTGGCTACCGCTCGGTGCACCGGGACCTGGAGGCCCAGATCGCCATAGTAACAGAGAACCAGGAACTACAGGCCCACTTGCAGGAA GAGCAGGAGATGTTGTACCAGAGGTCTACAGAGGTGTCCAGCTCTACGTTCCAGCAGCCAGATCGCCATGTCAAGCTGTGGGTCAAATTGGTCACTCCCCTCATCAAGAAGTTCTTCTGA
- the LOC139376951 gene encoding CDP-diacylglycerol--glycerol-3-phosphate 3-phosphatidyltransferase, mitochondrial-like isoform X2, with protein sequence MAEHVPAFRVPGTHIHILTSPDQFYQAMKARIKTAKRRVVMASLYLGTGPLEQDLVDCMQEALQRSQEVDNSDLQVSILLDFTRGSRGQTNSRTMLLPLLQQYSSQMRVSLYHTPDLRGLLRLLVPQRFNETIGVQHIKAYLFDDDLIISGANLSDSYFTNRQDRYVLLENCWEVADFFSDLVGAVGDVSLQLQPDNSVSMMENMVHPYRGNRDDFSASAWQHIMEVVNTARMRQDIANSERLTRESKGEEGGGKEDTWVFPLVQMKPLGIQVDEEITQRLLTDAGPGATVFLTSGYFNLTRAYMSLVLGVGADYRILTASPEVNGFFGAKGIAGEIPAAYIHIARQFYSKVCQLGQQERVHLHEYHRAHWTFHAKGLWYYLRGHVRPCLTLIGSPNFGYRSVHRDLEAQIAIVTENQELQAHLQEEQEMLYQRSTEVSSSTFQQPDRHVKLWVKLVTPLIKKFF encoded by the exons ATGGCAGAACATGTGCCCGCCTTCAGGGTGCCTGGCACACACATCCACATCCTCACCTCCCCTGACCAGTTTTACCAGGCAATGaag GCTCGAATAAAGACGGCTAAGAGGAGAGTGGTGATGGCCTCTCTGTATCTGGGTACAGGACCCCTGGAACAGGACCTGGTGGACTGTATGCAGGAAGCTCTGCAGCGTTCACAGGAGGTTGACAACTCCGACCTGCAGGTCTCCATTCTATTAGACTTCACACGCGGCTCACGAG gtCAGACTAACTCCAGGACCATGTTGCTGCCGTTGCTGCAGCAGTACAGCAGTCAGATGCGTGTGTCTCTGTACCATACCCCTGATCTGAGAGGGCTGCTCCGGCTCCTGGTCCCACAGCGCTTCAACGAGACCATCGGGGTACAGCACATAAAAGCCTACCTGTTTGACGATGACCTCATCATCAGCGg GGCCAACCTGAGTGACTCGTACTTCACCAACAGACAGGACCGCTATGTGCTCCTGGAGAACTGTTGGGAGGTGGCAGACTTCTTCTCTGATCTGGTGGGTGCTGTGGGAGACGTGTCATTACAGCTACAGCCTGACAACTCTGTCAGCATGATGGAAAACATGGTGCACCCCTACAGAG GTAACCGGGATGATTTCTCGGCGTCGGCCTGGCAACACATCATGGAGGTGGTGAACACTGCTCGTATGCGCCAAGACATCGCCAACTCGGAACGTTTGACGCGGGAGAGCAAGGGTGaagaagggggagggaaggaggacacTTGGGTTTTTCCTCTGGTTCAGATGAAACCTCTGGGAATACAGGTGGATGAGGAGATCACACag CGTTTGCTGACAGATGCGGGTCCCGGTGCAACTGTGTTTCTGACGTCGGGGTATTTCAACCTGACAAGGGCCTACATGTCGCTGGTTCTGGGGGTGGGTGCCGACTATCGGATCCTCACCGCCTCCCCGGAGGTCAACGGGTTTTTCGGCGCCAAGGGCATTGCCGGGGAGATTCCAGCGGCCTACATCCACATTGCCAGACAGTTCTACAGCAAAGTGTGTCAGCTGGGACAGCAGGAGAGAGTTCACCTCCACGAGTACCACAGAGCACACTGGACCTTCCACGCCAagg gGCTGTGGTACTACCTGCGGGGGCATGTGCGGCCGTGCCTGACTCTAATTGGCTCTCCAAACTTTGGCTACCGCTCGGTGCACCGGGACCTGGAGGCCCAGATCGCCATAGTAACAGAGAACCAGGAACTACAGGCCCACTTGCAGGAA GAGCAGGAGATGTTGTACCAGAGGTCTACAGAGGTGTCCAGCTCTACGTTCCAGCAGCCAGATCGCCATGTCAAGCTGTGGGTCAAATTGGTCACTCCCCTCATCAAGAAGTTCTTCTGA